From the Engraulis encrasicolus isolate BLACKSEA-1 chromosome 18, IST_EnEncr_1.0, whole genome shotgun sequence genome, the window tcccactaaatttcataaaaatcggctcagttctgactgagttatacgaagtacaaacaaacaaacaaacaaacaaacaaacatattcacaaactagaatgggcactctgtagagcgcaaaccttcgcctacgccacttatttttttctgcccatcttcagagtgtggggcataacattctccaaattttggtgttagtttcatttcaattggaccggaatatcgtaatattacatttttggcccagtcttgacctcttagtCAATTCAGCATGCATACGTTGTTCTGgtatatagtgcttggcaaagaaaaacgtttttgaccttttcgtgaccttgaccttgagctttgacccaatcactcccaaaaactattcgattgttccttgggtcatgaccaatcatcccactaaatttcataaaaatcggctcagttctgactgagttatacgaagtacaaacaaacaaacagacatattcacaaataaataaataaatacacggcgggcaaaacataaccttctggcgaaggtaaaaaaCCCTCATGGAGGCTGGGATTTAGACCCCTATTAGCAAGCAACACCCAACCACCCAACACGGACAGACAAGATTTTCAACTTAAGGCATTTATTAGGGGGGAAGAAGTCACTGGGGGCCGGCTCCTGGCAGTCAGTACACGCCCCTCGCTCCACACAGgccatatgtatgtgtgcgtgtgcatcaggTGCAGGTACCATCCTCCCTCACTGCAGTGCACACAGTACAGCTGAACAGACGCATCCGGAGCACCCGACGCTGCCAACGATGGGAAATTGTCTGCACAGCGTCACAAAATGCTGCGATAGGCCCAAGAAGCCCTACATGAGAATAAGCTTGCCGGCTGTTTGCGTCGTTTGGCAAACGGCTATGATTATCCTGTTCGGGGTGTTCATTCGGTACGACGAAGAGTCGAGTACTCGCTGGTCAGAGTACAGAAAAGAGCACAACATCTCCAGTGATGTTGAGAATGACTTCTACTTCAGGTACCCAAGTAAGTGCCCTTTTTGTAAAGCTTGGAACATGATAACTCTAATTGAAGAGAAATTATTGAGGAGATATGAAGGTGACAAtaatatttgtattttgtttgctTAAAACTCGCTTTCAGAAGTACTTTTAAATAATTCCAATTAAACAGGTATGTTTCTATGCCGAGTTCCTTGAGATTGTGTCCGCTATCCCCAGTGTGAACTGACTGTAAGTGAAGTGGCGTGAGACTTCCCAGTATGGCTTTGGAATTGGGACTTGCTACACTGTACCCAGTGACATAAACACCATACCTtgttgtagagcaggggtggggaacctatgtctcgagggccgtgtATGGCCCTTTAGGCCGTTTTATCCCGTTTTtacccgatataattttaattttatgcagcttcacatgaaatatgacacatttttgtGAAGGAATATTCAGAGGACCTGGTGGGGTGcctgcaatataggcctaaagtgcaggggcaaatcctggtttgtggtGGTCATAGTATGACCTTGGAGGACGTTTATGACACTTGGAggcatttgaagtggcccctcaaatgaaaaaggttccccacccccgtTGTAGACAGTAGGATGTCCAGTGATAAACTTTCCACAATCTAAAGCTGAGGTAACTGTGAGGCCCACTGTTATGTAAAcgtttgtgtatgtgggtgggtgtgtgcatccTTGTGGGGATCCCTTTGGGTGTACACATTATGTTATTAGCTGCGTGCATGCGTCCTCCAGAGGGTGAGTAtgtgtgtcctcctctctctgtgaGGTGTGAGTGGTTGTTGTGACTCCATACCTCTTCCACTGCCACTATTCCCAGGGCGAGAAGTGACCGTTTTGACTTGCACCGATGACGGCATTCTTGTGTTGatgtcagtgatgggcaaaagaAATTgattcctatcctatcctatcctttcGTGTCgtctcctgccctgccctgccctgccctgccctgccctgccctgccctgccctgccctgccctgccctgccctgccctgccctgtcccgTCCTATCCACAGGCTTCACAGACGTGCATGTTATGATCTTTCTGTCCTGTCCACAGGCTTTACAGACGTGCACGTGATGGTCTTTCTGTCCTGTCCACAGGCTTCACAGACGTGCATGTTATGATCTTTCTGTCCTGTCCACAGGCTTCACAGACGTGCATGTTATGATTTTTCTGTCCTGTCCACAGGCTTCACAGACGTGCACGTGATGGTCTTTCTGTCCTGTCCACAGGCTTAACAGACGTGCATGTGATGGTCTTTCTGTCCTGTCCACAGGCTTCACAGACGTGCATGTGATGGACTTTCTGTGCTGTCCACAGGCTTCACAGACGTGCATGTGATGGTTTTTCTGTCCCGTCCACAGGCTTCACAGACGTGCATGTGATGGTCTTTCTGTCCCGTCCACAGGCTTCACAGACGTGCATGTGATGGTCTTTCTGTCCCGTCCACAGGCTTCACAGACGTGCATGTGATGGTCTTCCTGGGCATCGGGCTGCTGTACGCCTTCCTGAAGCGCTACAGCTTCAGCAGCATCGGCTTCAACTTCCTCATCGCCGCCTTCGGCATCCAGTGGTCACTGCTGATGCAGGGCTGGTTCCACTCGCTCGACCACACCGACGGCAAGATCAAGATCGGCCTAGAGAGGTAGGTGTCacttcagtccagtccagtccagttcagTTCAGACTGAGCTTTATTTTGTCTCACCATCAATAGGCAATTTAGTTTGGCAGTCCTGGTCTCCGTCAATCAACAGTAAATCGCATAAGTAAAACGTACCGCACGTCAtactaatgaatccatttcacCCATGTCTCTCTgtacgcatgtgtctgtgtgtgtgtgtgtgtgtgtgtgtgtgtgtgtgtgtctgtctgtctgtctgtctgtctgtctgtctgcctgtctgcctgcctgtctgtctgtctgtctgtctgtgtcagcttGATCAACGCAGACTTCTGCATCGCGGCTGTCCTGATCGCCTTAGGGGCGGTGCTGGGGAAGGTGAGCCCCGTGCAGCTGATGGTCATGACCCTGCTGGGAATCACGCTCTTCGCCGTCGAGGAGTACATCATCCTCAGCCTCCTCCAtgcaagtagcctactgtatacctCACATCATCCTCACATCATCCtcataaacacaaacacgcacacactcaagcacacactctctctcacacacacacacacgcacgtacacacatacacacatacacacacaactctgcCTTTTGCTGACATGATCGTGATCATAGTGACAATCAGTAGAACATTCTCTATACAAAATCTCTTCACCGCTGAGACCTCAACAACACACTGTATAAGCGTTCTAAcacgagaggctgtgtgtgtaatggtttatttgtttgttgtatgtgtatgtttattacCACTCCTGAAGAGTAAGCTGCTTTTGACACACAGGCCAAAGATGCCGGCGGCTCCATGGTGATCCACACCTTTGGGGCATATTATGGTCTGGCCATCTCCTGGGTGCTGTACCGGCCCGACCTGGGGCAGAGCAAGCATCTGATGGGCTCCACCTACCACTCTGACGTCTTCGCCATGATCGGTGAGATTCTTCTCGCCGCAATCTCTTGCTTCATTACCTTTGCCAAGGAGCTTATGTGATCATCCGTTCCTTTGTTTGTACGTttgcggtgcgtgtgtgtttcagtctaTCAGAGGGCGGAGGTACATGTGCTCTCtaggtgcatttctagtttgtatatatgtttttaaacatTTGTTTGAGGCTTTAGTAGTTGCCCTTGACTATGTGttgcatataggctactgtatgtgtataaaaGTGGCCAAGCgtgcagtgttttacagtgtatcaCAGTAGAGAGGACACATAAAAAATACAGCgttaagtcaacacttagagagtactctgggtccAAATACActttagaagatgttaaattgactctttaATTGCTGAATTCACGCTTCTGGTTTattttactgtgtacacacaccccTGTCTTCTACTCTACTGCCCTATCTGATAATAAAGGTAGGAAACTGTCTCCAAGAAAAACaaaatatatacactgtatataaaaACCCCTGTGCTGCTGCCCGTAGGTACCTTGTTCCTGTGGGTTTTCTGGCCCAGTTTCAACTCGGCCATCACAGACCACGGTGACGGCCAGCACCGCACTGTCATCAACACCTACCTGTCGCTCGCCGCCACGGTTCTCACCACTGTCGCCATCTCCAGCGTCTTCCAGAAGGAAGGCAAAGTCGACATGGTGAGCCTTGCCCTTCCGTCCGGATACTCCGAGTGGGTGTCGAGCCTTTCAGTTTGTGGCCTGGAGGGGGCATAAAGTTCCACACAGCATTACAAAGGAGAAAATAACTTTTCAATCGTGCTTTttgtgacatatttgctatgtttacatgagacaatgagacatttaatttggaattaacttACTTTAATTCTGTATGgaacttaattccgcttttaaAACACCAAGTAAGCATTCCACAATTAGGaaataaatgaaagatcaaagtaaactcgatggaactattttaaatccaaattatcaatttggaattaaaaacaccaTGTTAACGTAGCCATTGAATAAATCCTGTCGTTAATAAAGTCTTACCTCGCACCACAATGtcacaagtaaaaggagaggaggttagatattgaaaggGACCCTAACTAGCCTTAAGAGGGCTGAAGAAAAAAGGTTTAACACTTTCATCCCTGGTCCCTTGTACCACAGGTCCATATCCAGAACTCCACTCTGGCGGGTGGCGTCGCCGTGGGAACGGCGGCGGAGTTCATGCTGACGCCGTACGGGTCTCTAATAGTGGGCTCCTGCTGCGGAATCATCACCACCATCGGATACATCTTCATATCAGTGAGTTAATAAACTGGAAACCGGTCAGGTATCAAGCATTTGACGCGCATAGAACCTTCGCTTGGAATGCAGACGGTATCTAAGGAAACCATGCACATAGTCAACGGAAAATTAAACATTGGGATACCAAAAGAAGATTCTAGATCTTGCtcacaactttacagacagtaagagaagaagaagcgtcagtggcagataagcgggataactgccttcgaggtcgaccggttatatgAGGTTAATGGCTTGGCGGAAGCAATATAATCTAAAATAATAACCACAAACACaccttttactgtgtgtgtgtgtgtgtgtgtgtgtgtgtgtgtgtgtgtgtgtgtgtgtgtgtgtgtgtgtgtgtgtgtgtgtgtgtgtgtgtgtgtgtgtgtgtgtgtgtgtgtgtgtgtgtgtgcctggcagcCCTTCCTGGAGGAGAGGCTGAAGATTCAGGATACGTGTGGCATCCACAACCTGCACGCCATGCCGGGTGTCATCGCAGGCATTGTGGGGGCCATCACCGCAGCGGCCGCCAGCCCCGAGGTCTACGGGCACGAGGGGTCagtagtagtcaagtcaagtttctTAATGGTTaaaggttagggaggtggacttaatagggttgcaggttcaaatcccgcctTACCTACATACATGGCTGAAATGCTCTTCAGCAAGGcacgtaaccccacattgctccaggcactgtaaccaattccccataaaataactgtaagtcgctatggataaaagcgtcaactgatatgtaatgtaatatgtcctTTTCATGTGGATTCTCTTTAATGTGCTAGACCAACTTGCCAAGCAAAAATACTTTCTGCCGCCAGGGTTCTACACACCAAATTTATGGCACTTTTTCTTTGTAATGAAGTAACCTGTTTTGAGTGGCACTGCtcattcacactgtgtgtgtgcgtgtgtgtgcatgtgtgtgcgtgtgtgtgtgtgcgtgtgcgtgtgtgtgtgtgtgtgtgtgcgtgcgtgtgtgtgtgtgtgtatgtctgtgtgcgtgtgtgtgtgtgtgcgcgcttgtgcgtgtgtttgtgcatgtgttgttgttgttgcaggttAATCAACGTGTTTGACTTTGTGGGGGAGTTCAAAGACCGCACCCCCACCATACAGGGAGGTTACCAGGCTGCTGGGCTCTGTGTGGCCATCGTGTTCGGCATTGGAGGAGGGATACTGGTTGGTGGGTGTCTGCTTTAGCAGGacatacagtagtacatgaatgGGGGAGTCTTGTGGCTGCATGTCTGTTTCAGCAGAGTTGAGTGTATCCGTACTGTGTGGAGATGATGCTCATAACTGGGTATCAATTATAACAGTTCATCTGTGGGGGTATGCTTGTTCTGTtctgagtagtagagtagagagagagaggttacattggcccattgtttccaggttctattattgcaagggggaagggggggggatcccccttcaggcagacctaggcagacctaaggattgttctattcaatgctaggagtattatgacatgcccctttaggcagaccggaacctggtcatgttaggagcccatagcaacctattacctATTGAAACAGTgtggcatgtacagtatgtaggcgaTGTACACACAAGTACTGTAGAAGCAAAATGCTGCTCTCCTGTAAGCCGCACAGTTAAATCAATGCAGTGTTTATGGTACTGTGGTGCGTATATGCATGTACATTGAAGATGGGATATAGGGTGGGACATCAAAATGGTTAgattaaaccagtggttcccaaactttttctgccggGACCGCCTTTTGGACCTAGGAATATTGTcaagacccccaccccccatattcctagcaattaaaaaaaaaaatagcatcaAAACTTGTGCAGTAATATTGATAGAAATTTGCAGgaaagcaaatacatctattaaccacagAAGTGAATACAGTTACTAATccatttatggaattatgttagctgttaacctgtggaatTCCCGTTTATTATGCAAAGTTCCTTCTCTCGCCAATCATCCTGCATCACCTCTGCGACCCTCCAATGGGAACTGCATTAAACTTAGATTAAAATCATGTAAAACACGTGGAAATATCAATTCGCAAGTAGCATGCACATGTGTTGAAGTGTAGTATAGTGTTACTTTGTTTGTATGCCCTATATTGAACGCATGGTGATGGTGATAGTGACATTGAATTCTATCTGTTCTGCGCAGGTCTGGTCCTCAAGCTGCCCATCTGGGGGGATGTGGCCGATGACCAGTGCTTCGATGACACATATTACTGGGAGGTAAGGATGGATGTTGCTTTGATGAAGTATCCGGGCCCGGGATATGCTTGCTGCGTGACTTCATTTACACACGCAATCTGAGCACCATGCACGATACTAGAGGTGTCATCATGGGGGCGGATAGCCAACTCATTTATATATTCTACCATCGTTTGACCCTCCCGCAAGTTTGGAAGATCGCCCCTCCCGATTGTGTCAAAATTGAATTGGAAACTCATCACATTGTACATATCAGGCaggggcccttttcagatgactttgtcctgggaccagccaaagctgtcagcagccctgccttgTCTGCCCATGCTTTGCATGTTAATGGGATGCAAGGACGGATGGACACAAGGTTTTACTGGGAGGCAAGGATCAAGGGACACTGGGGGGGAACTCTGAGTCTGGGCCCCACCACCCGCCGTGTCTGTCCATACGGCCTCTGTGGTAGAACAGGGACGTGAGGCTGTAGGGTGGAAGCTAGAGGTAAAGGAAGTCTGgtacagggcagccgtggcctaatggttaaggacatAGGGTTCaggtcagagggctgcaggttcaaatcccagcttccactccctacctccctccatggctgaagtgcccctgagcaaggcatctaaacccacagtgcttcagggactgtaaccaataccctgtactcaaaataactgtaagtcactttgggtaaaagcatcagctaaattcaatgtcatgtaatgtaatcgaTATCCCATCCTCAGGGTGTCTTGGGGGAATGTGACCTGGAGCAATGTTGTGACATGACATTTGTCATGGTGATGCTTGTAGTTTAAACAGACATATTGACTCGTAGACAAACTCTGAGATGTGTTTTTGACATATCCCCTACGACTACATGACCCTCTCACTGTTCCATGCTACATGCCGACTCAAGTCATGTTTACGTGTCCACTAGGCTCTGTGTATGGGTGTTCTCTCTGAtaagaatctgaggaagaccgcaaGGTCTAAATGTCATcctgccaatgaatgaatgaacagttaaaaaagaaatgaaaagaagaaacaTCCAACGGAATaagaaaaccttttttttgtttttttaaaagaagtgACGTTCAACCAATGAGTCTGGCTCTCTGTCGTAGTGGTCAAATCACATGTTTGATACAttggcagagttgtataaaatagacgtagaagtactgttacaaatgtaattacaacactagtggtatgacagACTATAGTGGTACTAGTggtatggtttcaactttgtaatatcgtactgtactgtactactagtgttgtaattacgtctgtaagagtacttctactttatacaactatgTACAATGTGGTATTGCAATAAATCTCACTGGGTGGGGTGCTGTAGTGTCATTAAGTTCAAGGGTGGCTTAGTTTTACTTCAGTCCATGAGTATGTTTCCATGATTTGATTCAgtccctaagtgtgtgtgtgtgtctctatgtgtgtgtgtgtgtgtgtgtgtgtgtgtgtgtgtgtgtgtgtgtttaggtgccaGAGAAGGAGGAACTTCTGCCTCCCGTCCTGGAGTACAACCTGCACATGACCCCAAACAAGAGGACTGATAGCTCGTAAGTCCTTTTGAAGGATAATATTTCTATTTTCACAGCAAAATTTACTTTTTCAAGACCACGAAGTCGCCATTTTGGACTATTCATACTTTCATGAGCTTGTCTACCGGTCAATAGACTGTGTGCTTTTAATATCTCCTCATCGTCTTGCATGCTGATAAAGAGCTTTTTGGAGCAGTATGTATACATGAATTTGGTTTGGCATGGGACTGACAGTCAACCTACTATGCTGTATGTCTCTTCCTTACAGGGATGGATCTAATGTCTCGGCGCCATAGGGTTAAACATTGGTCCACACGTACTACAAcaaaggcacacacgcgcacacacacacacacacactgggatgatACAGGCCTTCGGGCTCTGACTGGGCACGTGCATCTCTACCGAcgtcacacacaccctttaccaagaataccagccattaccctcaagtaggaGTTTCAAAGTTTCCCACTTCAACcacaacagacttaaacatgctttcatcaatcgattcttttgttaaatcagtcataagactgcatagagttatcactccatgttggtaatatcttcaagttatatgggttgtatgtaatgtacagtatgtaggcctatgcatgtatgtctgtatatagggcctgtgtcctctgtttttttcagttgtgcaatagacttgtgatgtgatgttatgtgtatgtcctgtcttaaacgaatgttgctcagggacgcaaaatgaatttcagtgaaaactgacactATAGTCTAATCACATTGTATATAAAActgcattgtattgtatattctactgtgtgtgtgtgtgtgtgtgtgtgtgtgtgtgtgtgtgtgcaggttttttGTCAATGTCATATGTCTTATATGTATGTTTACagtagtttaactgcacattggagactggtcaaacacaatttcaaatgtCTGTgcaaaccctgttacatagacttttgacaataaagtacacttgacttgacttgtataaatgcaatgtatttcttttttgtaTGGGTGACACCTGTGGCCATAGCCCAGTTTTCCCTGTGCTGCATGGGAAACTGGCAATGGCATCCGATCCTCTGTGGGTCTGATTGAAGTTAAGGGGAAGCCGAGGCCT encodes:
- the LOC134468423 gene encoding ammonium transporter Rh type C 1-like, with protein sequence MGNCLHSVTKCCDRPKKPYMRISLPAVCVVWQTAMIILFGVFIRYDEESSTRWSEYRKEHNISSDVENDFYFRYPSFTDVHVMVFLGIGLLYAFLKRYSFSSIGFNFLIAAFGIQWSLLMQGWFHSLDHTDGKIKIGLESLINADFCIAAVLIALGAVLGKVSPVQLMVMTLLGITLFAVEEYIILSLLHAKDAGGSMVIHTFGAYYGLAISWVLYRPDLGQSKHLMGSTYHSDVFAMIGTLFLWVFWPSFNSAITDHGDGQHRTVINTYLSLAATVLTTVAISSVFQKEGKVDMVHIQNSTLAGGVAVGTAAEFMLTPYGSLIVGSCCGIITTIGYIFISPFLEERLKIQDTCGIHNLHAMPGVIAGIVGAITAAAASPEVYGHEGLINVFDFVGEFKDRTPTIQGGYQAAGLCVAIVFGIGGGILVGLVLKLPIWGDVADDQCFDDTYYWEVRMDVPEKEELLPPVLEYNLHMTPNKRTDSS